The Deltaproteobacteria bacterium genome has a segment encoding these proteins:
- a CDS encoding SH3 domain-containing protein: MSQLGSILAALIAIAVLVTGASGCRTAPEPEAAEAEAPIPPGIETFPLEVVTATSLNVRAGPGTEHGIVGRLAQGAQVRVLEQMDGWKRIRPDEGGLEGWVAGGFLQATSSP, translated from the coding sequence TTGAGTCAGCTCGGGTCGATTCTCGCGGCCTTGATCGCGATCGCCGTGCTCGTGACTGGCGCGAGCGGCTGCCGCACCGCGCCGGAGCCGGAAGCCGCAGAGGCGGAGGCGCCGATTCCGCCCGGAATCGAGACGTTCCCGCTCGAGGTCGTGACGGCGACGAGCCTGAACGTCCGCGCGGGACCCGGCACCGAGCACGGGATCGTCGGCAGGCTGGCCCAGGGCGCGCAGGTCCGCGTGCTCGAGCAGATGGACGGCTGGAAGCGGATTCGCCCGGACGAGGGCGGTCTCGAAGGCTGGGTCGCGGGCGGTTTTCTCCAGGCGACGTCGAGCCCCTGA
- the trxA gene encoding thioredoxin: MPIIGLTAESFEQSITDNSLVIVDFWAPWCGPCRSFAPVFEAASELHGDAVFAKVNTDDESALASAFEIGSIPTLMIFREQICVFSQPGALPAEALEDLIQKVKALDMDDVRRQIEEHEAQEVDEE, translated from the coding sequence ATGCCGATCATCGGTCTCACGGCGGAGAGCTTCGAGCAGAGCATCACTGACAACTCTCTGGTGATCGTGGACTTCTGGGCGCCGTGGTGCGGACCGTGCCGGAGCTTCGCGCCGGTCTTCGAGGCCGCTTCCGAGCTGCACGGCGACGCGGTCTTCGCGAAGGTGAACACCGACGACGAGTCCGCGCTGGCGAGCGCCTTCGAGATCGGCTCGATCCCCACGCTGATGATCTTCCGCGAGCAGATCTGCGTGTTCTCGCAGCCCGGCGCGCTGCCGGCCGAGGCGCTCGAGGATCTGATCCAGAAGGTGAAGGCGCTCGACATGGACGACGTGCGCCGGCAGATCGAGGAGCACGAGGCGCAAGAAGTGGACGAAGAGTAG
- a CDS encoding EthD family reductase produces the protein MIRLSFPLRRLPSLSRAEFQRYWRETHGPLVASVARALRIRRYLQSHSVDDPLYDGLRAARTGMHEPFDGVACLWWDSRDDLLAALGSEAGRKAGALLLEDEKRFIDLARSPLWLGQEIAQINPMPENSIVAWPASSWIKLCYLLQPKPGMSVAACHATWNMDHGYLLRRHSGATRFARYIQTHTLDDELNAAFRASRGGPPAYAGLTEAWFDRYDLVRILADPTSEGARGFGLFFEDEKRFIDFSRSTLFASKEIVFVDEGTS, from the coding sequence ATGATCCGCCTGAGCTTCCCGCTGCGCCGGCTTCCGAGCCTCTCGCGCGCCGAGTTCCAGCGCTACTGGCGCGAGACGCACGGGCCGCTGGTCGCGAGTGTCGCGCGCGCGCTGCGGATCCGGCGCTATCTGCAGTCGCACAGCGTGGACGATCCGCTCTACGACGGCCTTCGCGCCGCGCGGACCGGAATGCACGAGCCCTTCGACGGCGTCGCGTGCCTGTGGTGGGACTCTCGCGACGATCTTCTCGCAGCGCTCGGGAGCGAGGCCGGTCGCAAGGCGGGGGCGCTCCTGCTCGAGGACGAGAAGCGCTTCATCGACCTCGCGCGCTCGCCGCTCTGGCTCGGCCAGGAGATCGCGCAGATCAACCCGATGCCCGAGAACTCGATCGTGGCCTGGCCCGCGAGCTCCTGGATCAAGCTCTGCTACCTGCTGCAGCCGAAGCCCGGGATGAGCGTCGCCGCCTGCCACGCGACCTGGAACATGGATCACGGCTACCTGCTCCGGCGGCACAGCGGCGCGACGCGCTTCGCGCGGTACATCCAGACCCACACGCTCGACGACGAGCTGAACGCGGCGTTTCGCGCGAGTCGCGGCGGGCCGCCCGCGTACGCCGGGCTCACCGAGGCCTGGTTCGACCGCTACGACCTGGTCCGGATCCTGGCCGATCCGACAAGCGAGGGCGCGCGCGGCTTCGGGCTGTTCTTCGAGGACGAGAAGCGCTTCATCGACTTCTCGCGCTCCACGCTCTTCGCGAGCAAGGAGATCGTCTTCGTCGACGAGGGCACGAGCTGA
- a CDS encoding RluA family pseudouridine synthase produces the protein MDVLRLLEPEEEFSLRVAPDEHGLRIDRLLAMHLPFASRSRIAGWIRAGRASIDGAPEARAARPAVAGQHLQLRIEKRARDSAEPLDDLLALPVLARGEGWLAVEKPAGVPCHPAGNTIKRTLLTALTLTHASDSDPGGPWLPHRLDRETSGLVLVALTRAAQMRISAAFSRGEVRRFYDAVVRGDAGERLQAPGVTLDVRLPLARAGSAPPRFRVDPLGAPAHSRVRLVRSGVASSELALEPVTGRQHQLRVHLAHLGHPIVGDPLYDPDASQSERMRLHARAIELAPGVVGNAAPLQLETVAPDFEAASARSIR, from the coding sequence TTGGACGTCCTGCGACTGCTCGAGCCCGAGGAGGAGTTCTCGCTCCGCGTCGCGCCGGACGAGCACGGGCTCCGGATCGATCGCCTGCTCGCCATGCACCTGCCGTTCGCGTCGAGGTCTCGCATCGCGGGATGGATCCGCGCCGGGCGTGCGAGCATCGACGGAGCGCCGGAGGCGCGCGCGGCCAGGCCCGCGGTCGCCGGCCAACACCTGCAGCTCCGGATCGAGAAGCGCGCGCGCGACTCCGCCGAGCCCCTCGACGACCTCCTCGCGTTGCCGGTGCTCGCGCGCGGGGAGGGCTGGCTCGCGGTCGAGAAGCCCGCGGGCGTGCCTTGCCATCCCGCCGGGAACACGATCAAGCGCACGCTGCTCACCGCGCTCACGCTCACCCACGCGAGTGACTCGGATCCGGGCGGACCCTGGCTCCCGCACCGCCTCGATCGCGAGACGTCAGGCCTGGTTCTCGTGGCGCTCACGCGCGCGGCGCAAATGCGGATCTCCGCCGCATTCAGTCGCGGCGAGGTTCGGCGCTTCTACGACGCGGTCGTGCGAGGGGACGCGGGCGAGCGGCTTCAGGCCCCGGGCGTGACTCTCGACGTGCGGCTGCCGCTCGCGCGCGCGGGCTCCGCGCCGCCGCGCTTCCGAGTGGACCCGCTCGGGGCGCCAGCGCATTCGCGCGTTCGACTCGTGAGATCGGGCGTCGCCTCGAGCGAGCTTGCGCTCGAGCCGGTGACCGGGCGACAGCACCAGCTTCGCGTGCACCTGGCGCACCTCGGCCACCCGATCGTCGGCGACCCGCTCTACGACCCGGACGCGAGCCAATCCGAGCGGATGAGGCTCCACGCGCGCGCGATCGAGCTCGCGCCGGGCGTGGTCGGAAACGCGGCGCCGCTTCAGCTGGAGACGGTCGCCCCCGACTTCGAGGCGGCGTCCGCGAGATCCATCCGGTAG
- a CDS encoding GNAT family N-acetyltransferase produces the protein MSSSPNPPTAPAPFSEKGFYLEEFHGKTLAVAAPAAELRQPGKLVEVMDELARNEINVILISTERSALEPLVGENVLSMATPRLEGTVWRKLHDESRLGLVVGGSLAFAPACREAAVRLGIAKLVWIDRDGGLLRENRERISFVHLDELREILGSGAPANQRRTALLREVEAMLVAGVPAVNVCTLEGLADELFTYAGSGTLFTEERYMIVRRLVLDDYDAASDLIARGTAEGYLAARSPEQHDLVLASGFGAFVEGQHLAGIGALLVDETTRSAEIASLYTLTRFLGEGVGGHLVAYALARARERGLEFVYACTTSERVGAFFERHAFHVAGPGDVPVSKWRGYDPDRRTRVACYRMDLADAASKSGATVSS, from the coding sequence GTGAGCTCGAGCCCGAATCCCCCGACCGCGCCCGCGCCGTTCTCCGAGAAGGGCTTCTACCTGGAGGAGTTCCACGGGAAGACGCTCGCGGTCGCCGCGCCCGCCGCGGAGCTGCGTCAGCCCGGGAAGCTCGTGGAGGTGATGGACGAGCTCGCGCGAAACGAGATCAACGTGATCCTGATCTCGACCGAGCGCTCCGCGCTCGAGCCGCTGGTCGGCGAGAACGTGCTCTCGATGGCGACGCCGCGGCTGGAGGGCACGGTCTGGCGCAAGCTCCACGACGAGTCGCGGCTCGGGCTCGTCGTGGGCGGGTCGCTCGCGTTCGCACCGGCCTGCCGCGAGGCGGCGGTGCGGCTGGGAATCGCGAAGCTGGTCTGGATCGACCGCGACGGAGGCCTGCTGCGCGAGAACCGCGAGCGGATCTCGTTCGTGCACCTCGACGAGCTGCGCGAGATTCTCGGCTCGGGTGCGCCCGCGAACCAGCGCCGCACCGCGCTGCTTCGCGAGGTCGAGGCGATGCTCGTGGCCGGCGTGCCCGCGGTGAACGTCTGCACGCTCGAGGGTCTGGCCGACGAGCTCTTCACCTACGCGGGCTCGGGCACGCTCTTCACGGAAGAGCGCTACATGATCGTGCGGCGACTCGTGCTCGACGACTACGACGCCGCGTCCGACCTGATCGCGCGCGGAACCGCGGAAGGCTATCTCGCCGCCCGCTCGCCGGAGCAGCACGACCTGGTCCTCGCCAGCGGCTTCGGCGCGTTCGTCGAGGGCCAGCACCTGGCGGGGATCGGTGCGCTGCTGGTCGACGAGACCACGCGCTCGGCGGAGATCGCGTCGCTGTACACGCTGACGCGCTTCCTCGGCGAGGGCGTCGGCGGGCACCTGGTCGCGTACGCGCTGGCGCGCGCGCGCGAGCGGGGCCTGGAGTTCGTCTACGCGTGCACGACCTCTGAACGAGTCGGCGCGTTCTTCGAGCGCCACGCGTTTCACGTTGCGGGGCCGGGCGACGTTCCCGTCTCGAAGTGGCGCGGCTACGACCCCGACCGGCGAACCCGCGTCGCCTGCTACCGGATGGATCTCGCGGACGCCGCCTCGAAGTCGGGGGCGACCGTCTCCAGCTGA